The following coding sequences are from one Deinococcus arcticus window:
- the mglA gene encoding GTPase MglA, translating into MSTINFAAREINCKIVYYGPGMSGKTTNLKHVFSKVPGHLRGEMVSLATEDERTLFFDFLPLDLGSVQGFKTRFHLYTVPGQVFYNASRKLILRGVDGIVFVADSAPNRLRANAESMRNLRENLQEHGIDVRDVPIVLQINKRDLPDALPTSMIRAVIDPKQELQMFEAMSDKGVGVFETLKTVSRLVLERLSQNK; encoded by the coding sequence ATGAGCACCATCAACTTCGCGGCGCGTGAAATCAACTGCAAGATCGTCTACTACGGCCCCGGCATGAGCGGCAAGACCACCAACCTCAAGCACGTGTTTTCCAAGGTGCCCGGGCACCTGCGCGGCGAGATGGTCTCCCTGGCCACCGAGGACGAGCGCACCCTGTTCTTCGACTTTCTGCCGCTGGACCTGGGCAGCGTGCAGGGCTTCAAGACCCGCTTTCACCTGTACACCGTGCCGGGACAGGTGTTCTACAACGCCAGCCGCAAACTGATTCTGCGCGGCGTGGACGGCATCGTGTTCGTGGCCGACAGCGCGCCCAACCGCCTGCGCGCCAACGCCGAGAGCATGCGCAACCTGCGCGAGAACCTGCAGGAACACGGCATTGACGTGCGCGACGTGCCCATCGTGCTGCAGATCAACAAGCGCGACCTGCCCGACGCCCTGCCCACCTCCATGATCCGCGCGGTGATTGACCCCAAGCAGGAACTGCAGATGTTCGAGGCCATGTCTGACAAGGGCGTGGGCGTGTTCGAGACGCTCAAGACGGTCAGCCGACTGGTGCTGGAACGGCTGTCGCAGAACAAGTAG
- a CDS encoding ABC transporter permease: MTIAPAPARARGAVLWSALALPWAVARLGFRRQFAYPQAALWGLITNTFFGVLRVAVLLALFGTRPQVAGYTAQDAITYTGLTQAFIMALSLFGWTDFMRTVHRGEVAADLLRPLNLLGFWAAQDAGRAAGQLVLRGLPMLLLFEGLWGVVWPAGALAWVQTVLSVGLAWACGFLFRFLVNCAAFWSPDAAGFGRFAWALLGLGCGFLMPLAFFPDWFQAWLSWTPFPAMLNTVVEVWVGVRTGAAAWSALGVQAAWALALGLVTAFTLHRGLRRLEVAGG; the protein is encoded by the coding sequence ATGACCATTGCACCGGCGCCCGCGCGCGCCAGGGGCGCCGTCCTGTGGTCGGCGCTGGCCCTGCCCTGGGCGGTGGCCCGGCTGGGCTTCCGGCGGCAGTTCGCCTATCCGCAGGCGGCGCTCTGGGGCCTGATCACCAACACGTTTTTCGGGGTGCTGCGCGTGGCGGTGCTGCTGGCGCTGTTCGGCACACGCCCCCAGGTGGCGGGCTACACCGCGCAGGACGCGATCACCTACACCGGCCTGACCCAGGCGTTCATCATGGCCCTGAGCCTCTTTGGCTGGACCGATTTCATGCGCACCGTGCACCGGGGCGAGGTGGCGGCCGATCTGCTGCGGCCCCTGAACCTGCTGGGTTTCTGGGCCGCGCAGGACGCCGGGCGCGCGGCCGGGCAACTGGTGCTGCGCGGCCTGCCCATGCTGCTGCTCTTTGAAGGCCTGTGGGGCGTGGTGTGGCCGGCCGGGGCCCTGGCCTGGGTGCAGACGGTCCTGAGCGTGGGGCTGGCCTGGGCCTGCGGCTTTCTGTTCCGCTTTCTGGTCAACTGCGCGGCCTTCTGGTCGCCGGACGCGGCCGGTTTTGGCCGCTTTGCCTGGGCGCTGCTGGGCCTGGGCTGCGGCTTTCTGATGCCGCTGGCTTTCTTCCCGGACTGGTTCCAGGCGTGGCTCTCCTGGACCCCCTTTCCCGCCATGCTGAACACGGTCGTGGAGGTCTGGGTGGGGGTCAGGACGGGCGCCGCCGCCTGGAGCGCGCTGGGCGTGCAGGCGGCCTGGGCGCTGGCCCTGGGCCTGGTCACGGCCTTTACCCTGCACCGGGGTCTGCGGCGCCTGGAGGTGGCCGGTGGGTAG
- a CDS encoding ABC transporter permease — protein MGRWVASAGHLGRLYLRLLGAQVRSQGAYRGALVLDALGTLLITAAEFAALALVLPRFGGLGGWTLGEICLLYGLAELSFVLMDLLFGGFDAPNLSAHVRAGTFSTFLLRPVPLVVQVFGSDFALRRVARIGLAGAILAYGLAHTAHAWTAADAGLLLGCVLGLICFFGGLFVVGGTLTFWTVDSVEAMNVLTYGGRTLISYPMGIYGEALRKTFTYLIPAAFLSYFPVLHLLGRPLPDGLPPAAAFLSPLVGPTVLALAFAFWRVGVRRYQGTGT, from the coding sequence GTGGGTAGGTGGGTGGCCTCGGCGGGGCACCTGGGCCGCCTGTACCTGCGGCTGCTGGGCGCGCAGGTGCGCTCGCAAGGGGCCTACCGGGGGGCCCTGGTGCTGGACGCCCTGGGCACCCTGCTGATCACGGCGGCCGAGTTCGCGGCGCTGGCGCTGGTGCTGCCCCGCTTTGGCGGCCTGGGCGGCTGGACGCTGGGCGAGATCTGCCTGCTGTACGGCCTGGCCGAACTGTCGTTTGTGCTGATGGACCTGCTGTTCGGCGGCTTCGACGCCCCCAACCTCTCGGCGCATGTGCGCGCGGGTACCTTCTCCACCTTCCTGCTGCGCCCGGTGCCGCTGGTGGTGCAGGTGTTCGGCTCAGACTTTGCGCTGCGCCGGGTGGCGCGCATTGGGCTGGCCGGGGCCATCCTGGCCTACGGACTGGCGCATACCGCCCACGCCTGGACGGCCGCAGACGCCGGTCTGCTGCTGGGCTGCGTGCTGGGCCTGATCTGCTTTTTCGGCGGCCTGTTCGTGGTGGGCGGCACCCTCACCTTCTGGACGGTGGACAGCGTGGAGGCCATGAACGTGCTCACCTACGGCGGGCGCACCCTGATCAGTTACCCCATGGGCATCTATGGCGAGGCGCTGCGCAAGACCTTCACCTACCTGATTCCGGCGGCTTTTCTGTCCTACTTTCCGGTGCTGCACCTGCTGGGCCGCCCCCTGCCCGATGGCCTGCCCCCGGCCGCCGCTTTTCTGTCGCCCCTGGTGGGCCCCACCGTGCTGGCCCTGGCCTTTGCCTTCTGGCGCGTGGGCGTGCGCCGGTATCAGGGCACCGGAACGTAG
- a CDS encoding FMN-dependent NADH-azoreductase produces the protein MTNVLFIQGNPKSLSESTSRQLGQQFVDAYVAAHPGAQVTSLDLYQAEIPLIDADVMTGWGKLARQEDLLPHEAQKVARLGELVDQFLAADLLVFAAPMWNFGYPPMVKAYMDAVAVAGKTFRYGPQGPIGLATGKQAVIVETRGGFWSAPEASAMEHSASHLRAFLGFLGVTDVETVFAEGLNFDPGRSDEILADAGERARALAGRLAAGTLQPA, from the coding sequence ATGACCAACGTACTGTTCATTCAGGGCAACCCCAAGAGTCTTTCTGAATCCACCTCGCGCCAGCTGGGTCAGCAGTTTGTGGACGCCTACGTGGCCGCCCATCCTGGTGCGCAGGTCACGTCGCTGGACCTGTATCAGGCCGAGATTCCCCTCATTGACGCCGACGTGATGACCGGCTGGGGCAAGCTGGCCCGTCAGGAAGACCTGCTGCCCCATGAGGCCCAGAAGGTGGCCCGCCTGGGCGAACTGGTGGACCAGTTCCTGGCCGCCGATCTGCTGGTGTTTGCCGCGCCCATGTGGAACTTTGGCTACCCCCCCATGGTCAAGGCCTACATGGACGCGGTGGCAGTGGCTGGCAAGACCTTCCGCTACGGTCCGCAGGGCCCCATAGGCCTGGCCACCGGCAAGCAGGCCGTGATCGTGGAGACGCGCGGCGGCTTCTGGAGCGCCCCCGAGGCCAGTGCCATGGAGCACTCGGCCAGTCACCTGCGCGCCTTCTTAGGCTTTCTGGGCGTGACTGACGTGGAAACAGTCTTTGCCGAGGGCCTGAACTTTGACCCTGGCCGCAGCGACGAGATTCTGGCCGATGCCGGCGAACGCGCCCGCGCCCTGGCCGGGCGCCTGGCCGCCGGGACCCTGCAACCCGCCTGA
- a CDS encoding DUF937 domain-containing protein, protein MMDILSQLGGLGGAGQTMGRQLGTSPQQTEAAMEAALPLLLGALTRNAAQPGGLDTLGRALERHDGSALSAFGQGQLPDPTDGQKILGHVFGGQQSQAAQAVGRRAGIDPQLAMQLLTMLAPLVLGYLSRQRQGQGGAPGFPTPGSGGQMPGQGGDLGSILGGLLGGAGGGLGGLLGGLLNGGGHPQTTPRQQPDPYSQGGGVLGGGPVIPGYPSQGVPHNQSPAQRGGGDLFGTLNRALDRDGDGGALDDLIGMFGGGRR, encoded by the coding sequence ATGATGGACATTCTCAGTCAACTGGGCGGCCTGGGCGGCGCCGGACAGACCATGGGCCGGCAGCTGGGCACCAGCCCGCAGCAGACCGAAGCGGCCATGGAAGCGGCCCTGCCCCTGCTGCTGGGCGCCCTGACGCGCAACGCGGCGCAGCCCGGCGGCCTGGACACCCTGGGCCGAGCCCTGGAGCGCCACGACGGCTCGGCCCTCAGTGCGTTTGGGCAGGGGCAACTGCCCGACCCCACCGATGGCCAGAAGATTCTGGGGCATGTGTTCGGCGGGCAGCAGAGCCAGGCCGCGCAGGCGGTGGGCCGCCGCGCGGGCATTGATCCGCAGCTGGCCATGCAACTGCTGACCATGCTGGCGCCGCTGGTGCTGGGCTACCTGAGCCGCCAGCGCCAGGGACAGGGAGGCGCGCCGGGCTTCCCCACACCGGGCAGCGGCGGGCAGATGCCTGGGCAGGGCGGCGATCTGGGCAGCATTCTGGGTGGTTTGCTGGGCGGCGCCGGGGGCGGCCTGGGGGGCCTGCTGGGCGGGCTGTTGAATGGGGGCGGCCACCCCCAGACCACGCCGCGTCAGCAGCCCGACCCCTACAGCCAGGGCGGGGGCGTGCTGGGCGGCGGCCCGGTGATTCCTGGCTACCCCAGCCAGGGCGTGCCCCACAACCAGAGCCCGGCCCAGCGCGGCGGGGGCGACCTGTTCGGCACCCTGAACCGCGCCCTGGACCGCGACGGCGACGGCGGCGCCCTGGACGACCTGATTGGCATGTTCGGCGGCGGGCGGCGCTAG
- the glgP gene encoding alpha-glucan family phosphorylase: MNVIGKVTVLPQLPSSIARLSELAYNLYWSWTPHAQALYQDLDPELWERFQRNPVRTLLEVPQARLQALAADPAYLARYASVMAEFDAYMGKKDTWASKNAPGMKPVAYFSMEYAFHESLPIYSGGLGVLAGDHCKSASDLGISFTAVGMLFHQGYFRQLFDKDGWQTEAYDELDLTTLPITPAQTPAGQDARVKVRMADRDVHVRVWNLNVGRIRVLLLDSNVPENSEDDRKLTARLYGGNQELRVQQYVLLGVAGIRALRLLGIPGDVYHMNEGHAALLSLERIREAVAQGLDFRTAVETVAASTLFTTHTPVPAGNDAFAYDLMDRYLGKWPGLLNTGRDDLYALARHDQMWDGHLVPTFSMTVFALNLSRAANGVSELHGEVSRDMWKFLYEGAEAGEVPIGHVTNGAHNLTFTSQAMRDLLSTVLPADWTERLEEEAMWQAVERLSDEQLRGVQREMKREMISFVRARVREQNLRNGASAADVAAAGSLLDENTLTIGFARRFATYKRATLLFRDKARLSRIVNHPERPVQFVFAGKAHPADNPGKAFIQEIYRVSQEPEFRGKIVILENYDMNVARHLVQGVDIWLNNPRRPLEASGTSGMKASFNGSPNLSILDGWWREGYDGTNGWPIGEEREYADLNVQDDADAYSMYHTLEQDIVPRYYGAPTDADSWADTVRRAIQTVSPRFSMQRQVIDYTQKYYLPIAHRGAALAEHSSARAREIASWKGWVRQQWPYTTLMAQAQLPATTHPGQTVPVRAQVNPAGINLSELRVEAVLKRGEHLTRMPLRSHGDGTFSADVPLQNSGLYSVGVRMLPVIEGLSNDLEAGLIKWA, from the coding sequence ATGAACGTCATTGGCAAAGTCACGGTGCTGCCTCAGCTGCCGTCCAGCATCGCCCGCCTGTCGGAACTGGCATACAACCTCTACTGGTCGTGGACCCCACATGCACAGGCGCTGTACCAGGATCTGGACCCAGAATTGTGGGAGCGCTTCCAACGCAATCCCGTGCGCACCCTGCTGGAAGTGCCCCAGGCCCGCCTGCAGGCGCTGGCCGCCGACCCCGCCTACCTCGCGCGCTACGCCTCGGTGATGGCCGAGTTCGACGCCTACATGGGCAAGAAGGACACCTGGGCCAGCAAGAACGCGCCGGGAATGAAGCCAGTGGCGTACTTCAGCATGGAATACGCCTTTCACGAGTCGCTGCCCATCTATTCGGGCGGCCTGGGCGTGCTGGCCGGCGACCACTGCAAGAGTGCGTCCGACCTGGGGATTTCCTTTACGGCCGTGGGCATGCTGTTTCACCAGGGGTATTTCCGGCAGCTGTTCGACAAGGACGGGTGGCAGACCGAGGCCTACGACGAGCTGGACCTGACCACCCTGCCCATCACCCCGGCCCAGACCCCGGCGGGCCAGGACGCCCGGGTGAAGGTGCGCATGGCCGACCGGGACGTGCATGTGCGCGTGTGGAACCTGAACGTGGGCCGCATTCGCGTGCTGCTGCTGGACAGCAACGTGCCCGAGAACAGTGAGGACGACCGCAAGCTCACGGCCCGCCTGTACGGCGGCAACCAGGAACTGCGCGTGCAGCAGTACGTGCTGCTGGGCGTGGCAGGCATTCGCGCCCTGCGCCTGCTGGGCATTCCCGGCGACGTGTACCACATGAACGAGGGCCACGCCGCCCTGCTGAGCCTGGAGCGCATCCGCGAGGCGGTGGCCCAGGGGCTGGACTTCCGCACCGCCGTGGAAACGGTGGCGGCCAGCACGCTGTTTACCACCCACACGCCGGTGCCGGCGGGCAACGACGCCTTTGCCTATGACCTGATGGACCGCTACCTGGGCAAGTGGCCGGGCCTGCTGAACACGGGGCGCGACGACCTGTACGCCCTGGCCCGCCACGACCAGATGTGGGACGGCCATCTGGTGCCCACCTTTTCCATGACGGTCTTTGCGCTGAACCTCAGCCGCGCCGCCAACGGCGTGTCCGAACTGCACGGCGAAGTCAGCCGCGACATGTGGAAATTCCTGTACGAGGGCGCCGAGGCCGGGGAAGTGCCTATCGGGCACGTGACAAACGGCGCGCACAACCTCACCTTTACCAGCCAGGCCATGCGCGACCTGCTGTCCACCGTGCTGCCGGCGGACTGGACCGAGCGGCTGGAAGAAGAAGCGATGTGGCAGGCCGTCGAGCGCCTGAGCGACGAGCAGCTGCGCGGCGTGCAGCGCGAGATGAAGCGCGAGATGATCTCGTTCGTGCGCGCCCGGGTGCGCGAGCAGAATCTGCGCAACGGGGCCTCGGCCGCCGACGTGGCCGCTGCCGGCAGCCTGCTGGACGAGAACACCCTGACCATCGGCTTTGCGCGGCGCTTTGCCACCTACAAACGCGCCACGCTGCTGTTCCGCGACAAGGCGCGTCTGAGCCGGATTGTGAACCACCCCGAGCGCCCGGTGCAGTTTGTGTTTGCGGGCAAGGCGCACCCGGCCGACAACCCGGGCAAGGCGTTTATTCAGGAAATTTACCGGGTCAGCCAGGAACCCGAGTTCCGGGGCAAGATCGTGATTCTGGAAAATTACGACATGAACGTGGCCCGCCACCTCGTGCAGGGCGTGGACATCTGGCTGAACAACCCCCGCCGCCCCCTGGAGGCTTCGGGCACCAGCGGCATGAAGGCCAGCTTCAATGGCAGCCCCAACCTGTCTATTCTGGACGGCTGGTGGCGCGAAGGCTATGACGGCACCAACGGCTGGCCCATTGGCGAGGAGCGCGAATACGCCGACCTGAACGTACAGGACGACGCCGACGCCTATTCCATGTACCACACGCTGGAGCAGGACATCGTGCCGCGCTACTACGGGGCCCCCACCGACGCCGATTCCTGGGCCGACACGGTGCGCCGCGCCATTCAGACGGTCAGCCCGCGCTTTTCCATGCAGCGCCAGGTGATTGACTACACCCAGAAGTACTACCTGCCCATTGCGCACAGGGGCGCCGCCCTGGCCGAGCACAGCAGCGCCCGCGCCCGCGAAATTGCAAGCTGGAAGGGCTGGGTGCGCCAGCAGTGGCCCTACACCACCCTCATGGCCCAGGCGCAGCTGCCCGCCACCACCCACCCCGGCCAGACGGTGCCGGTGCGCGCGCAGGTGAACCCGGCCGGCATCAACCTGAGCGAGCTGCGCGTGGAGGCAGTGCTCAAGCGCGGCGAGCACCTGACCCGCATGCCGCTGCGCAGCCACGGCGACGGCACCTTCAGCGCCGACGTGCCCCTGCAGAACAGCGGCCTGTACTCGGTGGGCGTGCGGATGCTGCCGGTGATTGAGGGCCTGAGCAACGACCTGGAAGCCGGCCTGATCAAGTGGGCGTAA
- a CDS encoding PRC-barrel domain-containing protein → MIKGKDLLGRPIVAVGSGERLDRVHDVIFDHQANQVLGLLVDEGGWFSAAKVVPFERIRSIGEDAIMIGTPEDVTTTREDGRLKDALDSKVSLVGLTLLTTDGQNLGKIADVFFDDHTGRVEGYESTGGLFADLTSGRTFVPAPEQVQIGVDTALVPPAVAQAMQEQEEGGIKGALVSAGQSIKGAYENIAEATKERQKEYVVGKTAGGDITDADGHLLVAKGETITEAHAEAADGAGKLTALATAATGGVLADAYGSARERVQDTYEDVKNATAERQKAYVVGKTARSEITTDTGEIIVPAGATITTHQAERAEQTGRLAALTAAATGGALQEGVQTLRERQQADPNSVEAAIGRRVKTDVRAPGGSIVAATGQIVTPAIAERARHVGVESALIAATTGAATAAAAPAGGGLAGVTESAGSLIDRAKAWLGDKRDQAEGALEQRQQEAMEQRVRDALGRPVTRVILAPDDSIILNIGEIVTHKAVQAARDGDVLDILVSSVSKDEPHLDPLASRPEAHGEAALESQPEPFAPGQSAQAQPAQTQATPGQPTQTPATQTPATQTPATPGQTDPNRTDRPL, encoded by the coding sequence ATGATTAAAGGCAAAGATCTTCTGGGTCGCCCGATTGTCGCTGTGGGTAGCGGCGAGCGGCTTGACCGTGTGCATGACGTGATTTTCGACCATCAGGCCAATCAGGTGCTGGGGCTGCTGGTGGACGAGGGCGGCTGGTTCAGCGCCGCCAAGGTGGTGCCCTTCGAGCGCATTCGCAGCATCGGTGAGGACGCCATCATGATCGGCACCCCCGAGGACGTGACCACCACCCGCGAGGACGGCCGCCTGAAAGACGCGCTGGACAGCAAGGTGAGCCTCGTGGGCCTGACCCTGCTGACCACCGACGGCCAGAACCTGGGCAAGATTGCCGACGTGTTCTTCGACGACCACACGGGCCGCGTGGAGGGCTACGAGTCCACTGGCGGGCTGTTTGCCGACCTGACCAGCGGGCGCACCTTTGTGCCGGCCCCCGAGCAGGTGCAGATTGGTGTGGACACGGCGCTGGTGCCGCCAGCGGTGGCCCAGGCCATGCAGGAGCAGGAGGAAGGCGGCATCAAGGGCGCGCTGGTCTCGGCCGGGCAGAGCATCAAGGGGGCCTACGAGAACATTGCCGAGGCCACCAAGGAGCGCCAGAAGGAATACGTGGTGGGCAAGACTGCGGGCGGCGACATCACCGACGCGGATGGTCACCTGCTGGTGGCCAAGGGTGAGACCATCACCGAGGCCCACGCGGAGGCCGCCGACGGCGCAGGCAAGCTGACGGCCCTGGCCACCGCCGCCACCGGGGGCGTGCTGGCCGACGCCTATGGCAGCGCCCGCGAGCGCGTACAGGACACCTACGAGGACGTGAAGAACGCCACCGCCGAGCGCCAGAAAGCGTATGTGGTGGGCAAGACCGCACGCAGCGAGATCACCACCGACACCGGCGAGATCATTGTGCCTGCAGGCGCCACCATCACCACCCACCAGGCCGAGCGCGCCGAGCAGACCGGGCGCCTGGCCGCCCTGACGGCGGCGGCCACCGGCGGCGCCCTGCAAGAAGGCGTGCAGACCCTGCGCGAGCGCCAGCAGGCCGACCCCAACTCGGTGGAAGCGGCCATTGGGCGCCGCGTGAAGACCGACGTGCGGGCCCCCGGCGGCAGCATCGTGGCGGCCACCGGTCAGATTGTGACTCCGGCCATTGCCGAGCGCGCCCGCCACGTGGGTGTGGAAAGCGCACTGATTGCCGCCACCACCGGCGCGGCCACGGCCGCAGCGGCCCCGGCCGGGGGCGGCCTGGCCGGCGTGACCGAGAGTGCCGGCAGCCTCATTGACCGCGCCAAGGCGTGGCTGGGCGACAAGCGCGATCAGGCCGAGGGTGCCTTGGAGCAGCGCCAGCAGGAGGCCATGGAGCAGCGTGTGCGCGACGCCCTGGGCCGCCCCGTCACCCGCGTGATTCTGGCTCCCGACGACTCGATCATTCTGAACATTGGCGAGATCGTGACCCACAAGGCCGTGCAGGCCGCGCGGGACGGCGACGTGCTGGACATTCTGGTGAGCAGCGTCAGCAAGGACGAGCCGCACCTGGATCCCCTGGCCAGCCGCCCCGAGGCCCACGGTGAGGCGGCGCTGGAGAGCCAGCCCGAGCCCTTTGCCCCCGGCCAGAGTGCCCAGGCTCAGCCCGCCCAGACTCAGGCGACCCCGGGCCAGCCCACCCAGACGCCGGCTACACAGACGCCGGCCACCCAGACGCCGGCCACGCCGGGCCAGACAGACCCGAACCGCACGGACCGGCCTCTCTAA
- a CDS encoding ATPase — MSAALAFLRAAPPPPGPGERQLGTCPLTVLVGVTGVGKSTALAALQGLNRGMQVLPDRREVTDAVMIAPLAGGPVRDREERFALTARYRREHPGGMAQALGALVADTAHWTGPLVFDGLRGLDEVRYAAQTFAAWRFVALGAPDAVRVRRLLGRADAFDGVAPGRTGPDLRAELAALPGAPEVFTEAELDALAALVTQGHAPAEVRAKTSIVLSERRHYDPAAAEAFLRTLPPTRALVLDTDRLSPAEVAAATRRWAGPGETL, encoded by the coding sequence ATGAGTGCTGCTCTGGCGTTTCTGCGCGCGGCTCCGCCCCCACCCGGCCCCGGTGAACGGCAGCTGGGCACCTGCCCCCTGACTGTGCTGGTGGGGGTGACTGGCGTGGGCAAAAGTACCGCCCTGGCGGCCCTGCAGGGCCTGAACCGTGGCATGCAGGTATTGCCCGACCGCCGCGAGGTCACCGACGCCGTGATGATTGCGCCGCTGGCCGGCGGGCCAGTGCGCGACCGCGAGGAGCGCTTCGCCCTGACCGCCCGTTACCGCCGCGAGCACCCCGGCGGCATGGCCCAGGCGCTGGGGGCCCTGGTGGCCGACACCGCGCACTGGACCGGCCCGCTGGTGTTCGACGGCCTGCGTGGGCTGGACGAGGTGCGGTACGCGGCCCAGACCTTTGCGGCGTGGCGCTTTGTGGCGCTGGGGGCCCCGGACGCGGTGCGGGTGCGCCGGTTGCTGGGCCGCGCCGACGCGTTTGATGGGGTGGCCCCGGGGCGCACCGGCCCAGACCTGCGCGCCGAACTGGCCGCGCTGCCCGGCGCACCCGAGGTGTTTACGGAAGCCGAATTGGACGCCCTGGCTGCGCTGGTGACCCAGGGCCACGCCCCGGCCGAGGTGCGCGCCAAGACCAGCATTGTGCTCAGCGAACGCCGCCACTACGACCCGGCCGCCGCCGAGGCCTTTTTGCGCACCCTGCCCCCCACCCGGGCGCTGGTGCTGGACACGGACCGGCTGTCGCCAGCCGAGGTGGCGGCGGCCACTCGGCGCTGGGCCGGGCCCGGTGAAACGCTGTGA
- the cysK gene encoding cysteine synthase A, with amino-acid sequence MIQALIGQTPLLHLQRVTEPGMAEVFVKLEGQNPGGSIKDRTALGLVEDAERRGLLQPGGTIVEPTSGNTGIGLAQVAAAKGYRLILCMPASMSEERKRTLVAYGAELVLTDPARRMLAAIEEAEKIVQERGAVMMNQFANPANPATHERTTGPELWAQMDGRIDAFVYGSGTGGTISGVGRFLKRQNPAAQVIACEPARSNVLSGGQMGSHGFQGMGPGFIPANLDRAVIDEVMEVWEEDAYPLARRLAREEGVFVGMSSGAMVWAALAVARRLGPGKRVATIACDTGARYLTTSLFAGDDDTPPGYAPRSREPLG; translated from the coding sequence ATGATTCAGGCGCTGATTGGTCAGACCCCGCTGCTGCACCTGCAGCGCGTCACCGAGCCCGGGATGGCTGAGGTGTTTGTGAAACTGGAGGGCCAGAACCCGGGCGGCAGCATCAAGGACCGCACTGCCCTGGGGCTGGTGGAAGACGCCGAGCGCCGGGGCCTGCTGCAGCCCGGCGGCACCATCGTGGAGCCCACCAGCGGCAATACCGGCATTGGGCTGGCGCAGGTGGCGGCGGCCAAGGGCTACCGGCTGATTCTGTGCATGCCCGCCAGCATGAGCGAGGAGCGCAAGCGCACCCTGGTGGCCTACGGCGCCGAACTGGTGCTGACCGACCCCGCCCGGCGCATGCTGGCCGCCATTGAAGAGGCCGAGAAGATTGTGCAGGAACGCGGCGCAGTCATGATGAACCAGTTCGCCAACCCTGCCAATCCCGCCACCCACGAGCGCACCACCGGCCCCGAGCTGTGGGCACAGATGGACGGACGCATCGACGCTTTTGTGTACGGCAGCGGCACGGGCGGGACCATCAGCGGGGTGGGGCGCTTTCTGAAACGGCAGAATCCGGCCGCGCAGGTGATCGCCTGCGAACCGGCGCGCAGCAACGTGCTCAGCGGCGGCCAGATGGGCAGCCACGGCTTTCAGGGCATGGGCCCCGGCTTTATCCCGGCCAACCTGGACCGCGCGGTGATTGACGAGGTCATGGAGGTCTGGGAGGAAGATGCCTACCCGCTGGCCCGGCGCCTGGCGCGCGAGGAAGGGGTGTTTGTGGGCATGAGCAGCGGCGCCATGGTCTGGGCTGCGCTGGCGGTGGCCCGGCGCCTGGGCCCTGGTAAGCGCGTGGCGACCATCGCCTGCGACACGGGCGCCCGGTATCTCACCACCAGTCTTTTCGCCGGCGACGACGACACGCCCCCGGGCTATGCCCCGCGCTCCCGCGAGCCCCTGGGCTGA
- a CDS encoding enolase C-terminal domain-like protein — translation MSAPTVAQVTALPYRLPLTSALAWGAHSALHAAEHVLVQVTLSDGTVGVAEATPRPSIYGETPASVVAILAHLESALLGLPITDEAALNRVRGSVANNHTARGALDMALHDARARAQGQSLFDTLLGPNTRVRVSFILGIAPPAEMLAEARRVAAAGVRCLKVKVGRDHARDLAVILALRDEFGPEVQLYADSNETLTPGTAPAALDAMREAGLLYVEEPLPARDLRARAALHAQGRLPIVADDSCFTPADLERELDFDTFDVLNVKTARNGLTDGRAMLRRAAAAGKRGMVGSQASTGLGTLHAALLSTQSEVTEPCELSFVLKLQDDLLNQPITFQDGWLDVAALRAHALDPEKVARYRL, via the coding sequence GTGAGTGCGCCCACGGTTGCCCAGGTCACGGCCCTTCCCTACCGCCTGCCGCTGACCTCGGCGCTGGCCTGGGGCGCGCACTCGGCGCTGCACGCCGCCGAGCATGTGCTGGTGCAGGTCACCCTGTCCGACGGCACGGTGGGCGTGGCCGAGGCGACCCCCAGGCCCAGCATCTACGGCGAGACCCCGGCGAGCGTGGTGGCGATTCTGGCCCACCTGGAAAGCGCGCTGCTGGGCCTGCCGATCACCGATGAAGCGGCCCTGAACCGGGTGCGCGGCAGCGTGGCCAACAACCATACGGCGCGCGGGGCGCTGGACATGGCCCTGCACGACGCCCGCGCCCGCGCCCAGGGGCAGAGCCTGTTCGACACCCTGCTGGGCCCGAACACCCGGGTGCGCGTGAGTTTCATCCTGGGTATCGCCCCGCCCGCCGAGATGCTGGCCGAGGCGCGGCGGGTGGCCGCGGCCGGGGTGCGCTGCCTGAAGGTGAAGGTGGGCCGCGACCATGCCCGCGACCTGGCGGTGATCTTGGCCCTGCGCGACGAGTTTGGCCCGGAGGTGCAGCTGTACGCCGACAGCAACGAGACCCTGACCCCCGGCACGGCCCCGGCCGCCCTGGACGCCATGCGGGAAGCGGGGCTGCTGTATGTGGAAGAGCCCCTGCCCGCCCGTGACCTGCGCGCCCGCGCAGCGCTGCACGCCCAGGGCCGCCTGCCCATCGTGGCCGACGATTCCTGCTTTACCCCCGCCGACCTGGAACGCGAACTGGACTTTGACACCTTTGACGTGCTGAACGTGAAAACGGCGCGCAACGGCTTGACCGATGGCCGGGCCATGTTGCGCCGGGCGGCGGCGGCGGGCAAACGCGGCATGGTGGGCTCGCAGGCCAGCACCGGCCTGGGCACCCTGCACGCGGCGCTGCTGTCCACGCAAAGCGAGGTAACCGAGCCCTGCGAACTGAGCTTTGTGCTGAAGCTGCAAGACGACCTGCTGAACCAGCCCATCACGTTTCAAGACGGCTGGCTGGATGTGGCCGCCCTGCGTGCCCACGCCCTGGACCCGGAGAAGGTGGCCCGCTACCGGCTGTGA